In Paludibaculum fermentans, the genomic stretch CCGGCCGGCTATCTGTGGTCGAACGCCATGCAACGGCGTCTCTCGGTCCGCAACTACGGCATGTCGGTTACGAACATCGAGCCGGCGCCCGCCAGTGGGGTCCAGGTTTCCGCCGTGAAGGAGCCTTCGCTGATGCAGGCCACCAACAAGGCCTATCGCGGCGCCGATGCCCGCTACCGCGACACCGAGCGAGTCAAGGTCTTCCTGAAGGATCTCGCCGAGGCGGAGACCACGAGCACCCTGCCGGAGTTGATGATCCTGCGTTTGAACAACGACCGCACCGCCGGCTCGGCTTCGAAGCTGCCCACGCCCAAGGCCGCCGTGGCCGACAACGACGCCGCGCTGGGTCAACTGGTGGCGGCCGTGAGCCGCAGCCGCTTCTGGGCGTCCACCGTGATCTTCGTGGTCGAGACCTCAACGCAGGGTGGCCCGGATCATATCGATCCGCACCGCGCTCCGGCGTTCGTCATCTCGCCCTATACGCGCAACCGCGGCATCGATTCGACGATGTATAACTCCATGTCCGTGCTGCGCTCCATTGAGGCCGTACTGGGCATGGTTCCAATGACCATGCACGACGCGGGCGGACCGGTGATGCGCGCTCCCTTCCTGGCGTCGCCGGATACCGCGGCCTACGGAGCCGTCGGGCCCAGGCAGAACCTGGAAGAGCGCAACCCCTAGCCGTTTCGGAAGTATCGATGCCGCACACCTACCTCGTCTTCGTCTGGCACATGCACCAGCCCTTCTACAAGGATCTGGCCACGGGCGAATACCAGTTGCCGTGGACGCGCATGCATGCGTTGAAGGACTACTACGGCATGGTGGAGATGCTGGAGGAGTTCCCGTCGATCCGCCAGACATTCAACCTGGTGCCGTCGATGATGGTGCAGATCGAGGAGTACGCCAAGGGCGAGGCGCTGGACCCGTTCCTGCATCGCGCGCTCAAGCCGGCCGAGGAGCTGACGGACAGCGAGCAGGAGTTCATCCTCAAGTATTTCTTCCAGGCCAACCCGTCGCGCATGGTCTACCGTTATAGCCGCTACGGCGAGCTCTACGATGCGTGGCGCGCGGCCGAAGGCAATGTGGAGCGCCTGCGGCGCAGCCTGGGCGCTCCGGGCATGCGCGACCTGCAGGTGCTGTCGCAGCTGGCCTGGTTCGACGAGATCTTCCAGGAGAACGATCCCGAGGTCCGGCAACTGAACGAGAAAGGCCGCGACTTCACATTGGAAGACCAGGCCCTGATGGGCCGCAAGCAGTTGGAGATCATCGGCCACGTGCTGCCGGCTTACCGGCGCATGGCGCTGAAGGGCCAGGTGGAGCTCTCCGTCACGCCCTACTATCACCCCATCCTGCCGCTGCTGTGCGATTCGAACATCGCGCTGCAGTCGCACCCCGGAGTGCCGCTGCCGCGGCGCTTCCAATATCCCGGCGACGCGCGCCTGCAGGTTCATAAGGCTCTCGATTACGCCGAAGAGAAGCTCGGTTTCCGCCCGCAGGGCATGTGGCCGTCCGAAGGCTCAGTCTCCGACGAAGTGCTGGCCCTCGCCTACGACGAAGGTGTCCGCTGGATGGCCACCGACAACGGCGTGCTGGGCGCGACCCTGAGTTCGCTGGCCGGGGTCCGCGAGACCTACCGGCCCTATGTCTGGAAGCAGGATGGCCGCGAGATGCGGATGATCTTCCGCGACCACTTCCTCAGCGACCTGATTGGCTTCGTCTATTCGCGCATGGACGCCCGCGCGGCCGCGCATCACTTCCTGGACCGCATCCGCGAGAATGCCCGCGTGCTGCACAACGAGGGGCGTGACGCGATGGTGCCGGTCATCCTCGACGGCGAGAACGCGTGGGAGCACTTCGATCACAATGGCCGGCCCTTCCTGAAAGAGCTCTACCGGCTGATCTCGGAGGATCCCGGCCTCTCCGCCGTCACGGTGAGTGAAGCGCTGGAGCGGATTCCAGCCACCGAATTGCCACGCATCCACCCGGGCTCGTGGATCAATGCGAACTACGACATCTGGATCGGCGCCGAGGAAGACAACCAGGCCTGGGAGTATCTGCTGGATGCGCGCCAGACCTACGACCGCGTAGTCAACGGCCCGGAGGGCGCCGCTCTCAGTGAGGCCGGCAAGGCGATGGCGCTGGAAGAGTTGCTGATCGCCGAGGGCAGCGACTGGTGCTGGTGGTATGGTCCGCAGCACCATTCCGAGAACCGCCCCGAGTTCGACAAGTTGTTCCGCGACCACCTGGCGCACGTTTACCGGGCCTTGGAACTGTCGCCGCCGGAGCATCTGTCGCGCACGATCCTGCGCATCGCCACGCCTGCCTATCAGCAGCCGCCCAGCGGCCTGATCTCCCCGCGCATCGACGGCGAAATCTCGTCTTACTTCGAGTGGATGGGCTCCGGCATCTACAGCCCGGATCACCGCCAGGGGGCCATGCACGGGCGCGACAACGCCGTGCGCGAGGTCCGTTATGGAAGCGACGGGCAAAAACTGTTCCTGCGTGTGGATCTCGAGCAGCAGAAGCCGGGCGCGCTGGCCGGGCTGGAGGTCCGTGTCATTGTGAAGTCGGTTCGCCATGAGAGTGAACTCCACGCCACGCTGCTGGAGAACGGCGCAAAGGGCACCGTGGTCAGGTCGACGCGCAAACGGACCCTGGGCGCTGAAGTATCCTGTGCCTATTCGCAGATTTTTGAGATGAGTGTGGACCTGCTGAGCATGGGCGGCCGGTCCGCCGAGATGATCCAGTTGCAGATGTCGCTCTGGCGCGACGGGCTGCCGCTGGAAGCCGCACCGGCGCAGGGCTGGCTGGAATTAGTTCCTTCCGAGCCGTCTGACTGGGAGTAACCTTCAATCCGTTTGCCGTCTGGAAAGTGAGGAGCCCGATGAGATTTTCCGCTCTCGTTGCGTTGGCGTGCGCGCCGGTTTGGGGCCAGGCGATCACACCGCGCCTGCCGGAAGCGCTGGATGCCCAGTTGAAGCGCATTTTCCTGAAGGACGACTTCAGCGCGAAGACGTTCCGCCAGGCCCGCTGGGTGGAGAGCGGAGCCGCCTACACCACGCTGGAAGGGGGTGGCGGCGAGGACGACAGCAAGACCGGGCCCCGGGACATTGTGCGCTACGACACCGCGACCGGGGAACGCAGCATCCTGGTGGCGGCCACCGCCCTGAAGCCCGCTCCGGATGCCGCGCCGCTCTCGATTCGCGACTACACCTGGTCGGCCGACGGTCAGCGGCTGCTCATCTTTACCAACACCAAGCGCGTCTGGCGGCAGAATACACGGGGCGACTATTGGGTGTGGGAGCGGGCCAGCGGAGCGCTGCGGAAGCTGGGCGGCGCCGTGGCTCCGTCGTCGTTGATGTTCGCGAAGTTCTCGCCCGACGGCGGGCGCGTCGCCTATGTCCACAACAACAACATCTATGTGGAGGACCTGCGCACCAGCGCGGCGACACAATTGACGTCGGATGGTTCGGCCACGACGATCAACGGCACGTCGGATTGGGTCTATGAGGAAGAGTTCGCCGTGCGCGACGGCTTCCGCTGGAGCCCGGATGGCAAGTCGATCGCCTACTGGCAGTTCGACACCACCGGCGTCGGCGAGTTCACGCTGATCAACAACACCGACGGGCTATACCCGCGGCTGATCCGCATCCCTTATCCCAAGTCCGGCACAAAGAACTCGGCCGTGCGTGTGGGCGTGGTGCCCGCCAAGGGCGGCGCAACGAAATGGATGGATGTGCCCGGCGATTCACGCGAGCAGTACATCGCCCGCGTGGAGTGGAGCCCTGATTCGAAGCAGGTGGCCCTGCAGCACCTGAACCGGCAGCAGAACCGCAACGACCTGCTGCTGGCCGATGCGGCGACGGGCAAGACCGAGCGGGCCTTTCGGGATGAGGACCAGGCCTGGGTGGATGTCGTTGACGATTTTCACTGGGTGGATGGCGGCGGGCAGTTCACGTGGCTGAGCGAGCGCGGCGGTTGGCGGCAGGCGTGGATCGTGTCGCGCGATGGGCAGTCGAGCCGGGCCGTGACTCCGGTGGGCGCCGACGTGGTGCGTTTCCTGCGGCTGGATGACCAGGAGCAGTGGATCTACTACATCGCCTCGCCCGACAACGCCACGCAGCGCTATCTGTGGCGGATGCGGCTGAACGGGCAAGGCAAGCCGGAGCGCCTGACGCCGGCCAATCAGCCCGGCACGCATAGTTACTCCATCGCGCCGAACGGCCGCTGGGCGTTCCATACGTGGTCTTCCTTCGACCGGCCGCCGCTGACGGAGCTGGTCAGCCTGCCCGAGCATAAGGCGGTACGCACATTGGAGGACAACGCGGAGTTGCGGCAGGCCGTCGCGCCCACGCTGGAGAACCGCTCGGAGTTCTTCGAGGTGAAGGGCGCCAACGGAGTCGCGATGAACGGCTGGATGATCAAGCCGCGCGGGTTCGACGCGTCGAAGAAGTATCCCGTGCTGGTGCACGTGTATGGCGAGCCGGCCGGCACCACCGTGAATGACGCCTGGAGCGGGAGCCGCGAGATGTTCCACCGCGCGCTGGCGGAGGCGGGCTACGTCGTCGTGAGCTTCGACAACCGGGGTACGCCGGCGCCCAAGGGGCGTGATTGGCGCAAGGTGGTCTACGGCGAGGTGGGTGTGGCGTCGTCGGAAGACCAGACCGCGGCGTTGCGCGCCCTGATGGCCGAGCGGCGCTACTTGGATCCCGAACGGACCGCCGTGTGGGGCTGGAGCGGCGGAGGTTCGAACACGCTGAACCTGATGTTCCGTTCGCCGGATGTCTACAAGACGGGCATGTCCGTGGCGCCGGTGCCCGACCAGGAGCTCTACGACACCATCTACCAGGAACGCTACATGGGTGTGCCGCAGACGAACAAGGCGGGCTACGACCGGGGGTCGCCCATCCGTTTCGCCGAAGGGCTGAAGGGGAACCTGCTGATCGTCCACGGGACGGGCGACGACAACGTGCACTATCAGGGGTTGGAGCGGCTCATCAACCGGCTGGTGGAGTTGGGGAAGCCGTTCGACATGATGGCCTACCCGAACCGGTCACACGCGATTTCGGAAGGCGAAGGTACGTCGTACCACATCTACGGCCTGCTGGCCCGGTATCTGTGGCAGCACGTGCCGGCGGGCGGCAAGTAGGCGGGTGCGTTGACGGTCCTCACCGCGCAGCGAACCGCGACTGGCAAGGAGCGGGCCACGGACGCCAGCGCATCTTCAATGGAGTCCCCACGACCGTGCCGGCCGCCAAACCGAAGGAACCCGCAAATTGAGCCGCGAATGTAAATGAGCGGATAGCCGCCGACAAGCCCCCCACCGGCACTCTCACGACCCTTCGCCAGCGTACCCTTCAGCGGGGCGGAGGAGCGTCAACAGAGCTTGGTTTTGCATCGCCGGTGCCACGATGGCATGGATCGCCTTCGCGGATGCCTTCCCGTTGGAGGCTCTCTGCGGCGTGGAAGAAGGTCCTGTCGCCGGCCTACCCGCCAATTCGCTGGTTGCTAATACGCGCCGTCTTCCATCAGGCGACGGATCTCCCCAGCGTCCCGGGTGCGGCCGAGCGCGAGCATGAGCTTGATGCGGGCTTTCGCCGGGTTCAGGGTGCCGGCCAGTAGGACTCCGCGTTGGCGCAGATCGTGGCCGCTTCCGCTATAGGCGTAGGTGTCGAGGATTCTGCCGTGGGCGCAGCGCGAGGCGACGACAACCGGGAGTCCCCCATCCAATGCCCGCTGGATGCCGGGCACTGCGGCAGGCGGTACGTTGCCTCGGCCGGTTCCCTCGATCACCAGGCCCTGGGCGCCTTGTTCGCGCGCGTAGTCGACGAAGCGGCTGTCCGCGCCGGCATACATGGTGACGATGTCCACGCGGGTCTCCCAGGCAGGAGTCGCGATGGTGGGGCGTATGGCCAGTTGGCGCCCGAACAGGACGCGGTCGTCGTCGACCATTCCCAGCGGGCCGAAGAGCGGGCTCTGGAACGTATCCAGCTGCTGCGTACTGGTTTTGGTCACCTCGGACGCGGCGTGAATCATCTGGTTCAGCACCACGAAGACACCCTGATTGCGGGCCTGCGGTTGGAGGACCGTGCGCTGCGCGGCGCGCAGATTCGCCGGACCGTCGTAGCCGAGCTCCGAACTGTTCCGGATGGCGCCGACAAAGGCCACGGGCTTCGGGCTGGTATGGCGCAGGTCCAGCAGGTAGGCGGTCTCTTCCAGGGTGTCCGTGCCGTGCGTGACGACGATGCCGTCGATCTCCGGACGGGCGATTTGCTGGGCGATCAGCTCGGACAATGCCCACATGCGGTCCGGTGTCATGTGCGGCCCGGGAAAGCGCCCGAAGTCGATCACTTCCAGGTCGGCGAAGGTGCGGAGACCAGGATCGTAGGCCAGGATCTCTTCGCCGCTGAGAGCCGGCACCGCCCCGCCGGTTGCGGGGTCGAAGCGCATGGAGATGGTCCCACCTGTGAAGACAAACAGAACGCGTGGCATTACTGTTTATTGTGGAGGAGAAGCGGAGAAGGCTGCGAGGCTGCTGCTGGCGGGCACTCTGTTCCTCCGT encodes the following:
- a CDS encoding glycoside hydrolase family 57 protein, translating into MPHTYLVFVWHMHQPFYKDLATGEYQLPWTRMHALKDYYGMVEMLEEFPSIRQTFNLVPSMMVQIEEYAKGEALDPFLHRALKPAEELTDSEQEFILKYFFQANPSRMVYRYSRYGELYDAWRAAEGNVERLRRSLGAPGMRDLQVLSQLAWFDEIFQENDPEVRQLNEKGRDFTLEDQALMGRKQLEIIGHVLPAYRRMALKGQVELSVTPYYHPILPLLCDSNIALQSHPGVPLPRRFQYPGDARLQVHKALDYAEEKLGFRPQGMWPSEGSVSDEVLALAYDEGVRWMATDNGVLGATLSSLAGVRETYRPYVWKQDGREMRMIFRDHFLSDLIGFVYSRMDARAAAHHFLDRIRENARVLHNEGRDAMVPVILDGENAWEHFDHNGRPFLKELYRLISEDPGLSAVTVSEALERIPATELPRIHPGSWINANYDIWIGAEEDNQAWEYLLDARQTYDRVVNGPEGAALSEAGKAMALEELLIAEGSDWCWWYGPQHHSENRPEFDKLFRDHLAHVYRALELSPPEHLSRTILRIATPAYQQPPSGLISPRIDGEISSYFEWMGSGIYSPDHRQGAMHGRDNAVREVRYGSDGQKLFLRVDLEQQKPGALAGLEVRVIVKSVRHESELHATLLENGAKGTVVRSTRKRTLGAEVSCAYSQIFEMSVDLLSMGGRSAEMIQLQMSLWRDGLPLEAAPAQGWLELVPSEPSDWE
- a CDS encoding S9 family peptidase, with the protein product MRFSALVALACAPVWGQAITPRLPEALDAQLKRIFLKDDFSAKTFRQARWVESGAAYTTLEGGGGEDDSKTGPRDIVRYDTATGERSILVAATALKPAPDAAPLSIRDYTWSADGQRLLIFTNTKRVWRQNTRGDYWVWERASGALRKLGGAVAPSSLMFAKFSPDGGRVAYVHNNNIYVEDLRTSAATQLTSDGSATTINGTSDWVYEEEFAVRDGFRWSPDGKSIAYWQFDTTGVGEFTLINNTDGLYPRLIRIPYPKSGTKNSAVRVGVVPAKGGATKWMDVPGDSREQYIARVEWSPDSKQVALQHLNRQQNRNDLLLADAATGKTERAFRDEDQAWVDVVDDFHWVDGGGQFTWLSERGGWRQAWIVSRDGQSSRAVTPVGADVVRFLRLDDQEQWIYYIASPDNATQRYLWRMRLNGQGKPERLTPANQPGTHSYSIAPNGRWAFHTWSSFDRPPLTELVSLPEHKAVRTLEDNAELRQAVAPTLENRSEFFEVKGANGVAMNGWMIKPRGFDASKKYPVLVHVYGEPAGTTVNDAWSGSREMFHRALAEAGYVVVSFDNRGTPAPKGRDWRKVVYGEVGVASSEDQTAALRALMAERRYLDPERTAVWGWSGGGSNTLNLMFRSPDVYKTGMSVAPVPDQELYDTIYQERYMGVPQTNKAGYDRGSPIRFAEGLKGNLLIVHGTGDDNVHYQGLERLINRLVELGKPFDMMAYPNRSHAISEGEGTSYHIYGLLARYLWQHVPAGGK
- a CDS encoding asparaginase; its protein translation is MPRVLFVFTGGTISMRFDPATGGAVPALSGEEILAYDPGLRTFADLEVIDFGRFPGPHMTPDRMWALSELIAQQIARPEIDGIVVTHGTDTLEETAYLLDLRHTSPKPVAFVGAIRNSSELGYDGPANLRAAQRTVLQPQARNQGVFVVLNQMIHAASEVTKTSTQQLDTFQSPLFGPLGMVDDDRVLFGRQLAIRPTIATPAWETRVDIVTMYAGADSRFVDYAREQGAQGLVIEGTGRGNVPPAAVPGIQRALDGGLPVVVASRCAHGRILDTYAYSGSGHDLRQRGVLLAGTLNPAKARIKLMLALGRTRDAGEIRRLMEDGAY